From Streptomyces sp. NBC_00683, one genomic window encodes:
- a CDS encoding WhiB family transcriptional regulator yields MDWRHNAVCREEDPELFFPIGNTGPALLQIEEAKAVCRRCPVMEQCLQWALESGQDSGVWGGLSEDERRAMKRRAARNRARNASA; encoded by the coding sequence ATGGACTGGCGTCACAACGCCGTTTGTCGTGAGGAAGACCCGGAGCTGTTCTTCCCCATCGGCAACACCGGTCCTGCGCTGCTGCAGATCGAGGAAGCCAAGGCCGTCTGCCGTCGCTGCCCCGTCATGGAGCAGTGCCTGCAGTGGGCGCTCGAGTCCGGCCAGGACTCCGGCGTCTGGGGTGGCCTCAGCGAGGACGAGCGCCGCGCAATGAAGCGCCGCGCCGCTCGCAACCGGGCGCGTAACGCCAGCGCCTGA
- a CDS encoding sensor histidine kinase: MNDLVRQHTALSDTDLEWLHLLVSEWQLLSDLSFADLVLWVPTRDGTRYVSVAQMRPNTGPTSYQDDMVGHLVPRGRRPLLDAALDEGRIVREGDPEWREEVPVRVESIPVRREGRVLGVIARNTNLLTVRTPSRLELTYLQSASDLAQMIAAGSFPFPGQQVDMDASPRVGDGLIRLDADGVVQYASPNGLSAYHRLGLASDLVGHHLGATTAELAPSRGPVDEALVKVASGYAPREFEVEGEGGVIQLRAIPLKPKGVRIGSLVLLRDVTELRRRERELITKDATIREIHHRVKNNLQTVAALLRLQARRMDSEQGREALNEAVRRVGSIAIVHETLSQNLDERVEFDEIADRVIAMVSEISPGKVTCRRTGRFGVLDAEVATPLSMVLTEVLQNALEHAFTPAESGTVEVSAVRGGSPTEGRLLITVTDDGRGLPEGFDPQRAGNLGLQIVRTLVEGELGGTFGMVPGPGRGTQVILDIPVTNDK; this comes from the coding sequence ATGAACGACCTTGTCCGCCAGCACACAGCCCTGAGTGACACCGACCTCGAGTGGCTCCATCTGCTGGTCTCGGAGTGGCAGCTGCTCTCCGATCTGTCCTTCGCCGACCTCGTCCTGTGGGTGCCCACCCGCGACGGGACCCGCTATGTGTCCGTGGCGCAGATGCGGCCCAACACCGGGCCCACCTCCTACCAGGACGACATGGTCGGCCATCTGGTGCCGCGGGGCCGCCGGCCCCTGCTGGACGCCGCCCTGGACGAGGGGCGGATCGTGCGCGAGGGCGACCCGGAGTGGCGCGAGGAGGTCCCCGTACGGGTCGAGTCGATCCCCGTACGCCGTGAGGGCCGGGTCCTCGGGGTCATCGCCCGCAACACGAACCTCCTCACCGTGCGTACGCCGTCCCGGCTGGAGCTCACCTACCTCCAGTCCGCCTCCGACCTGGCCCAGATGATCGCCGCCGGGTCCTTCCCGTTCCCGGGCCAGCAGGTCGACATGGATGCTTCGCCGCGCGTCGGCGACGGGCTGATCAGGCTCGATGCCGACGGCGTCGTCCAGTACGCCAGCCCCAACGGCCTCTCCGCCTACCACCGTCTCGGCCTCGCCTCCGATCTCGTCGGCCACCACCTCGGCGCGACGACGGCCGAGCTCGCGCCCTCGCGCGGCCCGGTCGACGAAGCCCTGGTCAAGGTGGCGAGCGGGTACGCGCCCAGGGAGTTCGAGGTCGAGGGCGAAGGCGGCGTGATCCAGCTGCGAGCGATTCCGCTCAAGCCCAAGGGTGTCCGCATCGGTTCGCTGGTCCTGCTCCGTGACGTCACGGAACTGAGGCGTCGTGAGCGGGAGTTGATCACCAAGGACGCCACCATCCGGGAGATCCACCACCGGGTGAAGAACAACCTCCAGACGGTGGCCGCCCTGTTGCGCCTCCAGGCCCGCCGCATGGACTCGGAGCAGGGCCGCGAGGCGCTCAACGAGGCGGTGCGGCGCGTCGGTTCGATCGCCATCGTGCATGAGACGCTGTCCCAGAATCTGGACGAGCGGGTCGAGTTCGACGAGATCGCCGACCGCGTGATCGCGATGGTCTCCGAAATCTCGCCCGGCAAGGTCACCTGCCGCCGCACGGGCCGCTTCGGAGTCCTCGATGCGGAAGTGGCCACTCCGCTCTCGATGGTGCTGACCGAGGTGCTGCAGAACGCACTGGAGCACGCCTTCACCCCGGCCGAGTCCGGCACGGTGGAGGTGTCCGCGGTACGGGGCGGCTCACCCACCGAGGGGCGGCTGCTGATCACCGTGACGGACGACGGCCGCGGCCTGCCCGAGGGATTCGACCCCCAGCGGGCCGGCAACCTGGGTCTGCAGATCGTGCGGACGCTGGTGGAGGGCGAGTTGGGCGGCACCTTCGGCATGGTCCCGGGGCCGGGGCGCGGCACACAGGTCATCCTCGACATCCCGGTCACCAACGACAAATAG
- a CDS encoding SIS domain-containing protein: MSDRPGVIMSAEMSEQPEVLRRILRRGAGPIAAVAAEIAARKPRFVLLTARGTSDNAALYAKYLLEIRLGLPCGLASMSTTTAYGAKPDLTDVLVITISQSGGSPDLVASTKAAREAGAVTLAVTNNPDSGLAAVSEHHIDILAGPERALPATKTYTASLLALYLFVEALGGGDGAAAAAVLPDLADGILGRRAEVAGLASRYRFAERMVITSRGYGYPTAKEAALKLMETSYIPALSYSGADLLHGPLAMVDNISPVIAVVTDGRGGKALQPVLDRLRGRGADLFVVGPQAQVEAASAGFVLPTAGVAEELQPVLEILPLQMLAYEVTIARGQDPDAPRALAKITETS; encoded by the coding sequence ATGTCCGATCGTCCGGGTGTGATCATGTCCGCAGAGATGTCCGAGCAGCCCGAGGTGCTCAGGCGCATCCTCCGCCGGGGGGCCGGCCCGATCGCTGCCGTGGCTGCCGAGATCGCGGCGAGGAAGCCGCGCTTCGTCCTGCTCACCGCGCGCGGTACGTCGGACAACGCGGCGCTCTACGCGAAGTACCTCCTGGAGATCCGGCTCGGCCTGCCGTGCGGGCTGGCCTCGATGTCCACCACGACGGCGTACGGCGCGAAGCCGGATCTGACGGACGTCCTGGTGATCACCATCAGCCAGTCGGGGGGCTCGCCGGACCTGGTCGCCTCGACGAAGGCCGCGAGGGAGGCCGGTGCGGTCACCCTCGCGGTCACGAACAATCCGGACTCGGGGCTGGCCGCGGTCTCCGAGCACCACATCGACATCCTGGCGGGCCCGGAGCGGGCCCTGCCCGCCACGAAGACCTACACCGCCTCCCTGCTGGCGCTCTATCTCTTCGTGGAGGCCCTGGGCGGTGGTGACGGGGCGGCCGCGGCCGCGGTGCTGCCGGACCTGGCCGACGGGATCCTGGGTCGCAGGGCCGAGGTGGCGGGGCTGGCCTCGCGCTACCGCTTCGCCGAGCGCATGGTCATCACCTCGCGCGGTTACGGCTACCCCACGGCCAAGGAGGCCGCACTCAAGCTGATGGAGACCAGCTACATCCCCGCTCTGTCCTACTCGGGCGCGGATCTGCTGCACGGTCCGCTGGCCATGGTCGACAACATCTCCCCGGTGATCGCCGTGGTCACCGACGGCCGGGGCGGAAAGGCCCTGCAGCCCGTCCTGGACCGGCTCCGTGGCCGCGGCGCCGACCTCTTCGTCGTCGGCCCCCAGGCGCAGGTGGAGGCGGCGTCCGCGGGCTTCGTGCTGCCGACGGCGGGAGTGGCGGAGGAACTGCAGCCGGTTCTGGAGATCCTGCCGCTGCAGATGCTGGCGTACGAGGTGACGATCGCCCGGGGGCAGGATCCGGACGCGCCGCGCGCCCTCGCCAAGATCACCGAGACGAGCTGA
- the nagB gene encoding glucosamine-6-phosphate deaminase: MEVVIVPDAKAGGKLIAGAIGALLSRKPDALLGVATGSTPLPIYQALAAKVRSGAVDASRARICQLDEYVGLPVGHPESYRSVVLREVVEPLGLSEASFMGPDGSAEDVQAACEAYDKALAEAGGVDLQLLGIGTDGHIGFNEPCSSLASRTRIKTLTEQTRVDNARFFDNDIEQVPRHVITQGIGTILESRHPILLATGEGKADAVAQTVEGPVASIVPASALQLHPRATVVVDEAAASKLKLADYFRATYAAKPSWQGI; the protein is encoded by the coding sequence GTGGAAGTTGTCATCGTCCCGGACGCCAAGGCAGGCGGCAAACTCATCGCGGGTGCCATCGGCGCCCTGCTGAGCCGCAAGCCTGACGCCCTGCTCGGCGTTGCCACCGGCTCGACCCCGCTGCCCATTTACCAGGCCCTGGCGGCCAAGGTCCGCTCCGGCGCCGTGGACGCCTCGCGCGCCCGCATCTGCCAGCTCGACGAGTACGTCGGGCTGCCTGTCGGCCACCCCGAGTCGTACCGTTCCGTGGTGCTGCGCGAGGTCGTCGAACCGCTCGGCCTGTCCGAGGCGTCCTTCATGGGCCCGGACGGCTCCGCCGAGGACGTCCAGGCCGCCTGCGAGGCGTACGACAAGGCGCTCGCCGAGGCCGGCGGAGTCGACCTCCAGCTGCTCGGCATCGGCACCGACGGGCACATCGGCTTCAACGAGCCGTGTTCCTCGCTCGCCTCCCGCACCCGGATCAAGACCCTGACCGAGCAGACCCGCGTCGACAACGCGCGCTTCTTCGACAACGACATCGAACAGGTGCCGCGCCACGTCATCACCCAGGGCATCGGCACGATCCTGGAGTCGCGCCACCCGATCCTCCTGGCCACGGGCGAGGGCAAGGCCGACGCGGTCGCCCAGACCGTGGAGGGACCGGTCGCCTCGATCGTGCCGGCCTCCGCACTGCAGCTGCATCCGCGCGCCACGGTCGTCGTCGACGAGGCGGCGGCGTCCAAGCTGAAGCTCGCCGACTACTTCCGGGCCACGTATGCGGCGAAGCCCTCGTGGCAGGGCATCTGA
- a CDS encoding glycoside hydrolase family 3 protein, with translation MTTLVSTTDTVTRDALAVLQPGFTGTTAPDWLRRRVGEGLASVGLFGRNIESPEQLAALTAQLRAERDDVLVAIDEEGGDVTRLEVRNGSSFPGNNALGFVDDVDLTRAVARELGRRLAECGVNLNWAPSADVNSNPSNPVIGVRSFGADTALVARHTAAYVEGLQAAGVAACTKHFPGHGDTAVDSHHAMPRIDVDLDTLHARELVPFRAAIAAGSKSVMSAHILLPALDPNRPATLSPQILTGLLRQELGYEGLIVTDGMEMDAIAGTYGIERGSVLAIAAGADAICVGGGLADEETVLRLRDALVAAVRSGELPEERLADAAARVRALASWTQRARGAASEPGADMQEGTAPGTGADSGIGLVAARRAVKVTGSAEPLTGPAYVAAFTPVANIAVGDETPWGVAEELARLVPGTGTDTYGDGTQAATNQVLKAAGERRIVAVVRDAHRHAWMGEALDALVAARPDTIVVEMGLPKAPPRGALHIATHGAARVCGVAAAEAVTGVRNV, from the coding sequence ATGACCACCCTCGTATCCACCACGGACACCGTCACGCGCGATGCCCTCGCCGTGCTGCAGCCCGGGTTCACCGGCACCACCGCCCCCGACTGGCTGCGGCGCAGGGTCGGCGAAGGCCTGGCCTCCGTCGGCCTGTTCGGCCGGAACATCGAATCGCCCGAACAGCTTGCCGCGCTCACCGCGCAGCTGCGGGCCGAGCGGGACGACGTACTCGTCGCGATCGACGAGGAGGGCGGCGACGTCACCCGCCTCGAGGTCCGCAACGGCTCGTCCTTCCCCGGCAACAACGCCCTCGGCTTCGTCGACGACGTGGACCTGACCCGGGCCGTTGCCCGGGAGCTCGGGCGCCGGCTGGCCGAGTGCGGCGTCAACCTCAACTGGGCGCCGTCCGCGGACGTCAACTCCAATCCCAGCAATCCGGTCATCGGCGTCCGGTCCTTCGGCGCCGACACCGCCCTGGTCGCCCGGCACACCGCGGCGTACGTCGAGGGCCTCCAGGCCGCCGGCGTGGCCGCCTGCACCAAGCACTTCCCCGGGCACGGCGACACGGCGGTCGACTCGCACCACGCGATGCCCCGCATCGACGTGGATCTGGACACGCTGCACGCCCGTGAGCTGGTGCCTTTCAGGGCGGCCATCGCAGCGGGTTCCAAATCAGTGATGAGTGCACATATCCTGCTTCCCGCGCTCGACCCGAACCGCCCGGCGACACTGAGCCCCCAGATCCTCACGGGTCTGCTGCGCCAGGAGCTGGGCTACGAGGGGCTGATCGTCACCGACGGCATGGAGATGGACGCCATCGCCGGTACGTACGGCATCGAGCGCGGCTCCGTCCTCGCCATAGCCGCCGGCGCCGACGCCATCTGTGTCGGAGGCGGGCTGGCCGACGAGGAGACCGTGCTGCGGCTGCGCGACGCCCTGGTGGCGGCGGTACGGAGCGGTGAACTTCCCGAGGAGCGGCTGGCCGACGCCGCCGCACGGGTACGGGCTCTCGCGTCCTGGACGCAGCGGGCCAGGGGGGCTGCCTCGGAGCCGGGCGCGGACATGCAGGAGGGGACCGCGCCCGGCACCGGAGCCGACAGCGGCATCGGGCTCGTCGCGGCCCGCCGCGCCGTGAAGGTCACCGGCAGCGCCGAACCGCTCACCGGGCCCGCGTACGTTGCCGCGTTCACCCCGGTCGCCAACATCGCGGTCGGCGACGAGACCCCGTGGGGCGTCGCCGAGGAGCTGGCCCGGTTGGTGCCCGGGACCGGGACGGACACGTACGGCGACGGGACGCAGGCGGCCACGAACCAGGTGCTCAAGGCGGCGGGGGAGCGGCGCATCGTGGCGGTCGTCCGTGACGCGCACCGCCATGCCTGGATGGGGGAGGCGCTCGACGCCCTGGTGGCGGCGCGTCCCGACACCATCGTGGTCGAGATGGGCCTGCCGAAGGCGCCGCCGAGGGGGGCACTGCACATCGCCACCCACGGTGCGGCACGGGTGTGCGGGGTCGCGGCGGCCGAGGCGGTCACGGGCGTACGGAACGTGTGA
- a CDS encoding carbohydrate ABC transporter permease codes for MSTSAPSNAPAQVLRPDRKKNRLGYNILALVTAGLMAFPVYWLIVSSLRPNHEIRSYDQTLWPSSLTFDNFARAVKQDNFATAIQSSLIVSVTAVLGGMIIATLAALAIGRFRFFGRKALMMIMILVQMLPPTAMLIPIYLQLNALGGIDEYWGLIVVYLVSTLPFATIMIRGFVINIPVELEESAMVDGCTRMGAFRRVIFPLLAPGLAAASIFALVNAWNEYLFAYILINDNSKYTLNVWLMTFTTERGTDYGALMAASTLISIPVVIFFMIIQGKMATGLTSGAVKG; via the coding sequence ATGAGCACCTCCGCACCCTCGAACGCTCCTGCCCAGGTCCTGCGGCCCGACCGCAAGAAGAACCGCCTCGGCTACAACATCCTGGCGCTGGTCACAGCCGGCCTCATGGCCTTCCCGGTCTACTGGCTGATCGTCAGCTCCCTGCGCCCCAACCACGAGATCCGGTCGTACGACCAGACCCTGTGGCCCTCCTCCCTCACCTTCGACAACTTCGCGCGCGCGGTGAAGCAGGACAACTTCGCCACCGCGATCCAGTCGAGCCTGATCGTCTCGGTCACCGCCGTGCTCGGAGGCATGATCATCGCGACGCTCGCCGCGCTCGCCATCGGACGCTTCCGCTTCTTCGGGCGGAAGGCGCTGATGATGATCATGATCCTGGTCCAGATGCTGCCGCCGACCGCGATGCTGATCCCGATCTACCTGCAGCTCAACGCCCTGGGCGGCATCGACGAGTACTGGGGACTCATCGTCGTCTACCTGGTGTCCACGCTGCCGTTCGCGACCATCATGATCCGCGGCTTCGTGATCAACATCCCGGTGGAGCTCGAGGAGTCGGCGATGGTGGACGGCTGTACCCGCATGGGGGCCTTCCGCCGGGTCATCTTCCCGCTGCTGGCCCCGGGGCTCGCGGCCGCGTCCATCTTCGCGCTGGTCAACGCGTGGAACGAGTACCTCTTCGCGTACATCCTGATCAACGACAACTCCAAGTACACGCTCAACGTGTGGCTGATGACCTTCACCACCGAACGGGGCACGGACTACGGCGCGCTGATGGCGGCCTCCACGCTCATCTCCATCCCGGTGGTCATCTTCTTCATGATCATTCAGGGGAAGATGGCCACGGGGCTCACGTCCGGCGCAGTGAAGGGATAA
- a CDS encoding carbohydrate ABC transporter permease: MTAADTQAAGPPVSVPSAPEEIGTSPSKQDAAGPRPKKRRKKGELLPYFLILPAILAIAAVYVYPLIKTVIMSFQDLGRAALWGNGETPWVGFEQFTNILGDPEFWSVTGRTVVFMTICVVLTMGIGLLIALMMLRLSTWVRLVLTVALIAAWSMPLMVAASVFRWLADSDYGLINTLLADLTGDEGWLGHNWFLDPWQGFGIITLLVVWGAIPFVVITMYAALTQVPKELEEAAALDGASAFGVYRFVTWPVIRPVFTMVATLSVIWDFNVFGQIWLLRGNKPEPDYETLGLYSFSKAFESTSFSQGSAIALITVLMLSGVAVYYLRQLIKTGEVE; encoded by the coding sequence GTGACTGCTGCCGACACCCAGGCCGCCGGTCCACCGGTATCCGTACCGAGTGCCCCGGAGGAGATCGGGACCTCACCCTCCAAGCAGGATGCTGCCGGGCCGCGCCCGAAGAAGCGGCGGAAGAAGGGCGAGCTCCTCCCCTACTTCCTGATCCTGCCGGCGATCCTGGCGATCGCCGCCGTCTACGTCTACCCGCTGATCAAGACCGTGATCATGTCCTTCCAGGACCTGGGGCGCGCGGCTCTGTGGGGCAACGGCGAGACGCCGTGGGTCGGCTTCGAGCAGTTCACCAACATCCTCGGGGACCCCGAGTTCTGGTCGGTCACCGGCCGGACCGTCGTCTTCATGACCATCTGTGTCGTCCTGACCATGGGCATCGGCCTGCTGATCGCCCTGATGATGCTGCGCCTGTCCACCTGGGTGCGGCTCGTCCTGACGGTGGCACTGATCGCCGCCTGGTCCATGCCGCTGATGGTCGCCGCGTCCGTCTTCCGCTGGCTCGCCGACTCGGACTACGGCCTCATCAACACGCTGCTCGCCGACCTCACCGGCGACGAGGGCTGGCTCGGCCACAACTGGTTCCTCGACCCCTGGCAGGGCTTCGGCATCATCACGCTGCTGGTCGTCTGGGGCGCCATCCCGTTCGTCGTCATCACGATGTACGCGGCCCTCACCCAGGTCCCCAAGGAGCTGGAGGAGGCGGCAGCTCTCGACGGAGCCTCCGCGTTCGGTGTCTACCGCTTCGTGACGTGGCCCGTCATCAGGCCGGTCTTCACGATGGTCGCCACCCTGTCGGTCATCTGGGACTTCAACGTCTTCGGCCAGATCTGGCTGCTGCGCGGCAACAAGCCGGAGCCGGACTACGAGACCCTCGGCCTCTACTCCTTCTCCAAGGCGTTCGAGTCCACCTCCTTCAGCCAGGGCAGTGCGATCGCTCTGATCACCGTCCTGATGCTCTCCGGTGTCGCCGTGTACTACCTGCGCCAGCTGATCAAGACGGGAGAGGTCGAATGA